The Acinetobacter defluvii genome includes a region encoding these proteins:
- the mazG gene encoding nucleoside triphosphate pyrophosphohydrolase, whose product MEKLLNIMQQLRQECPWDREQTPESLTKYAIEEAYEVEAAVRSGNVDDVRDELGDLLLQVVFQSQMYSEQGAFDFNDVVEAICQKLIRRHPHVFEKEKINDLTPEGVSELWQAIKQQEKQGKAQSRLDEVKHAPALVQAENIQKNVAKIGFDFPNAADAYAKVKEELAEFEDAVTANKSDEIRDEFGDCLFSLINVGRKLGISSEMALLGTIHKFKKRFAFIEDQVLQQDKRLEQMNLEQLDQLWEQAKIHLKQQAMYEQQTLQTHT is encoded by the coding sequence ATGGAAAAGTTACTCAATATCATGCAGCAGTTACGTCAAGAATGTCCTTGGGATCGTGAACAAACTCCTGAGTCTTTGACTAAATACGCCATAGAGGAAGCCTACGAAGTTGAGGCAGCAGTGCGCTCAGGCAATGTGGATGATGTGCGTGATGAGTTAGGTGATCTACTGTTGCAGGTGGTATTTCAGTCACAAATGTATAGTGAACAAGGTGCTTTTGATTTTAATGATGTGGTAGAAGCGATTTGTCAAAAACTGATTCGTCGGCATCCACATGTTTTTGAAAAAGAAAAGATTAATGATCTAACACCTGAAGGTGTTTCTGAGCTTTGGCAAGCCATTAAACAACAAGAAAAACAAGGCAAAGCACAGTCTCGGTTGGATGAGGTGAAGCATGCTCCAGCTTTAGTACAAGCTGAAAATATTCAAAAAAATGTAGCTAAAATTGGTTTTGATTTTCCTAATGCGGCAGACGCTTATGCCAAAGTGAAAGAGGAGTTGGCTGAATTTGAGGATGCAGTTACTGCTAATAAATCCGATGAAATACGAGATGAATTTGGAGATTGTTTATTTTCTTTGATCAATGTCGGGCGTAAACTAGGAATCTCCAGTGAAATGGCATTACTGGGTACCATTCATAAATTTAAAAAGCGTTTTGCTTTTATAGAAGATCAAGTATTACAACAAGATAAAAGATTAGAACAGATGAACTTAGAACAATTAGATCAACTATGGGAGCAAGCCAAAATACATTTAAAA
- a CDS encoding SDR family oxidoreductase, with product MRQSIFISGAAQGIGAAIARLFYQQGYNVGIYDINETAAQHLAAQLGENAKAGRLDVAQYSDWQTALNEFVVWAGELNVLVNNAGILYSGAFEKTEIIAHHRTIDINVKGVLNGCHVALPFLKKSSFARIINLSSASAIYGQADLISYSASKFAVRGITEGLDIEWQKYGIRVLDVMPLFVQTAMVKDMDAGTIQNIGVDLKPQDIADEVFNLVNSKGTIFTQTHHPIGLKTKIMYQLSTISPQILNRLSNMLLSRK from the coding sequence ATGCGCCAAAGTATTTTTATTAGTGGTGCAGCTCAAGGAATTGGTGCTGCGATTGCCCGACTATTTTACCAACAGGGTTATAACGTGGGTATTTATGACATTAATGAAACTGCAGCACAGCATTTAGCAGCACAGTTAGGGGAAAATGCCAAAGCTGGTCGTCTGGACGTTGCGCAATATTCGGACTGGCAAACTGCGCTCAACGAGTTTGTTGTATGGGCAGGCGAACTTAATGTTTTAGTCAATAATGCAGGGATTTTATACTCAGGTGCTTTTGAAAAAACCGAGATCATAGCCCATCATCGTACCATCGATATTAATGTCAAAGGGGTGCTCAATGGTTGTCATGTCGCTTTACCTTTTTTGAAAAAATCCTCTTTTGCACGCATCATTAATCTTTCTTCTGCTTCTGCAATCTACGGTCAAGCCGATCTTATCTCTTATTCTGCCAGCAAATTTGCAGTACGTGGCATTACGGAAGGTTTGGATATTGAATGGCAAAAATACGGCATTCGTGTTTTAGACGTTATGCCGTTATTTGTACAAACCGCAATGGTCAAAGATATGGATGCAGGCACGATTCAAAATATTGGTGTAGATCTAAAACCGCAAGATATTGCGGATGAAGTTTTTAACTTGGTAAACAGTAAGGGGACGATTTTCACCCAAACACATCATCCTATTGGCTTGAAAACCAAAATCATGTATCAGCTTTCAACGATCAGCCCACAAATCCTCAATCGTTTAAGCAATATGCTTTTAAGTCGGAAATAA
- a CDS encoding RelA/SpoT family protein, translating to MVTVREQLPEQLNELSEEATVEHAVEAQQALATWLDRVRGILDGAALNQLEEVAQLVLQKELASMADSRVNTFATGIGMADILAHLHVDEDTLSAAVLYRSVREGIITLEEIKTHFGEQVYNLVKGTLAMGKLSELIEKNKRLEDHFNNNQREHLSGIYKMLISVTEDVRVVLIKLAERTYALRELAKSPKERQERVAREILTIYSPLAHRLGIAQLKWELEDLAFRYLAPERYKEIASLLNEKRLEREQYIQFVVEKLKDELAAHDIYAEISGRVKHIYSIYRKMKSKNLSFDQLYDIRAVRVLVNSVPECYHALGIVHQIWRHIPHQFDDYITNPKANGYRSLHTAVIAENKSLEIQIRTIEMHEEAELGVCSHFNYKEGSKNTDYSFNHRLHSLRSVLEHYQERNDANVHPNEDETEDFEHIQDFEGFEKIYVFSRDGDIKELPRGSTVLDFAYHVHTEVGNKCYAARVNQRYVPLTYTLKTGEQVEILTKKDREPNRDWLVNSLGYIKTARARDKLRHWFRQQDRSKNLEVGREILNKELSRLAIHPKSIDLNDYCNHFNVKTGDDILVALVSGEISLHAMINQVNRHMHLDQDEPELVLKPTLNPRASHTLSAHGILIDGLDNVELHIAQCCQPVHGESIAGYITLNRGVSIHKVACPDYMRMIGLEPDRAVEADWEMQPTRGQSVQIVVEAYDRRGLLKDLTQVIFSDQINIRQVNTISEADGIANMKLLIEVKGLAQLSRLLARLEQQPGIISARRLVQGN from the coding sequence ATGGTCACAGTACGTGAACAGCTTCCAGAACAGCTAAATGAGTTGTCAGAGGAAGCGACTGTAGAACATGCCGTAGAAGCGCAGCAGGCTTTAGCCACTTGGTTAGATCGTGTGCGTGGAATTTTAGACGGTGCGGCGCTTAATCAGCTTGAAGAAGTTGCTCAGTTGGTTTTACAAAAAGAATTAGCAAGCATGGCAGATAGCCGAGTCAATACCTTTGCAACGGGTATTGGCATGGCAGATATTTTGGCACATTTGCATGTCGATGAAGACACGCTTTCTGCTGCGGTTTTATATCGAAGTGTGCGTGAGGGAATCATCACGCTTGAAGAGATCAAAACACATTTTGGAGAGCAGGTGTATAATCTTGTCAAAGGTACTTTGGCAATGGGGAAGCTGTCTGAACTGATTGAGAAAAATAAGCGTTTAGAAGATCATTTTAATAATAATCAACGTGAGCATTTGTCAGGCATTTATAAAATGCTGATTTCTGTGACTGAAGATGTACGTGTTGTGTTGATTAAATTGGCAGAGCGTACGTATGCTTTGCGTGAATTGGCAAAATCACCCAAAGAACGTCAAGAGCGTGTTGCACGTGAAATTTTAACGATTTATTCACCTTTAGCGCATCGTTTAGGCATTGCACAGTTAAAATGGGAGCTTGAGGATCTCGCTTTCCGTTATTTAGCGCCTGAACGTTATAAAGAAATTGCCTCTTTGCTCAATGAAAAACGTTTGGAACGTGAGCAATATATCCAGTTTGTCGTTGAAAAGCTCAAAGATGAATTGGCTGCACATGATATTTATGCAGAAATTTCAGGACGAGTGAAGCATATTTACTCGATTTATCGCAAGATGAAGAGTAAAAACCTGAGCTTTGATCAACTTTATGATATTCGTGCAGTGCGTGTGTTGGTCAATAGTGTTCCTGAGTGTTATCACGCTTTAGGTATCGTTCATCAAATTTGGCGACATATTCCGCATCAGTTTGATGACTATATTACCAACCCTAAAGCCAATGGTTATCGCTCATTACATACCGCTGTGATCGCTGAAAATAAGTCTCTTGAAATACAAATTCGTACCATAGAGATGCATGAAGAAGCAGAGCTTGGTGTATGTTCGCACTTTAACTATAAAGAAGGCTCTAAAAACACCGATTATTCATTTAATCACCGTTTACATTCCTTGCGTTCAGTTCTTGAGCATTATCAGGAGCGAAATGATGCCAATGTGCATCCAAATGAAGATGAAACAGAAGATTTTGAACATATTCAAGATTTTGAAGGCTTTGAAAAAATCTATGTGTTTAGTCGTGATGGGGATATTAAAGAATTACCTCGCGGTTCAACAGTTTTAGATTTTGCTTATCATGTGCATACCGAAGTGGGAAATAAATGCTATGCAGCACGTGTTAACCAACGTTATGTACCACTTACCTATACTTTAAAAACAGGTGAGCAGGTTGAGATTTTAACCAAGAAAGACCGTGAACCAAATCGTGATTGGTTGGTAAACTCTTTAGGTTATATCAAGACTGCCCGTGCGCGTGACAAGTTACGTCACTGGTTTAGACAGCAAGATCGCAGTAAGAACTTGGAAGTTGGTCGAGAAATTTTAAATAAAGAACTTTCTCGCTTGGCGATTCATCCGAAAAGTATTGATTTAAATGATTATTGTAATCATTTTAATGTCAAAACAGGGGATGATATTTTGGTGGCATTGGTGAGTGGGGAGATTAGCCTGCATGCCATGATTAACCAAGTTAATCGTCATATGCATTTAGATCAGGACGAACCTGAACTGGTGTTAAAACCGACGTTAAATCCACGTGCCAGTCATACTTTGTCTGCACATGGTATTTTGATTGATGGTTTGGATAATGTCGAGCTACATATTGCACAATGTTGTCAACCTGTACATGGTGAGTCGATTGCAGGTTATATCACCTTAAATCGTGGGGTCAGTATTCATAAAGTTGCATGTCCTGATTATATGCGAATGATCGGTTTAGAACCTGATCGTGCAGTAGAAGCAGATTGGGAAATGCAACCGACACGGGGTCAAAGTGTACAAATCGTAGTAGAAGCTTATGATCGTCGTGGTTTGTTGAAAGATTTAACTCAGGTGATTTTTTCTGATCAAATCAATATTCGTCAGGTCAATACGATTTCAGAAGCAGATGGTATTGCCAATATGAAGCTTTTGATTGAGGTAAAAGGATTGGCACAGCTGTCTCGATTGTTGGCACGTTTAGAGCAGCAGCCTGGTATTATCAGCGCAAGACGTTTGGTTCAAGGCAATTAG